One window from the genome of Pantoea cypripedii encodes:
- a CDS encoding serine/threonine protein kinase, which produces MSEHDNHLNVPNALPLGYRFNEFEIKEVIGGGGFGIVYRARDHQLERDIAIKEFMPASLAVRSEGLNLVLRSERFSKTFAAGLNSFIQEARLLARFNHPNLLHVLRFWVQNDTAYMGTVFYSGTTLSIARARNPQQIDEAWIRRLLPPLLGAIKTIHDAGYLHRDISLDNIQIQSNGEPVLLDFGSARKTISNLSDESETMLRPGYAPIEQYSDNDESEQGAWTDIYALGAVLHTLITGAPPPVSVVRSIEDNYQPLAQCRPAGYSPALLNAIDAALALKAEDRPQSIDAFAALMALPESATETPLAVKVSGPGTMLVPVEEVEEEAVPLSPVKALLRHRFALPGLVAAGVVLGLCVGLLVAGGGDDDMQAQSQPQAESPAATAASAASAAPAVQQQPSAPTEPQTAQRETPPAPPPAPVAQVYIRLQPGEQVQVNGKQQALVPAVNGFAALQLAPGHYTFSIHGQHGAREQTLTIGDEGVWLLDPHS; this is translated from the coding sequence CATCGGTGGCGGCGGCTTTGGCATTGTCTATCGCGCCAGGGATCATCAGCTGGAGCGTGACATCGCGATTAAAGAATTCATGCCTGCCTCGCTGGCGGTGCGCAGCGAGGGGCTGAATCTGGTGCTGCGCAGCGAACGCTTTAGCAAAACGTTCGCGGCGGGTTTGAACAGTTTTATCCAGGAAGCACGGCTGCTGGCGCGTTTCAATCATCCTAACCTGCTGCATGTGCTGCGCTTCTGGGTGCAAAACGACACCGCCTATATGGGCACGGTGTTTTACAGCGGTACCACGCTCTCCATCGCGCGTGCGCGCAATCCGCAACAGATTGATGAGGCATGGATCCGTCGTCTGCTGCCACCTCTGCTGGGGGCGATTAAAACCATTCATGATGCGGGTTATCTGCATCGTGATATTTCGCTGGATAACATCCAGATCCAGAGCAACGGCGAACCGGTACTGCTGGATTTTGGTTCGGCACGTAAGACCATTAGTAACCTGTCCGACGAAAGCGAAACCATGCTGCGTCCGGGCTATGCGCCGATTGAACAGTACAGTGACAACGATGAAAGCGAACAGGGGGCATGGACGGATATCTATGCTCTCGGCGCGGTGCTGCATACGTTGATCACGGGTGCACCGCCGCCGGTAAGCGTGGTGCGTAGCATTGAAGATAACTACCAGCCGCTGGCGCAGTGTCGCCCGGCTGGCTATTCCCCGGCGCTGCTCAATGCTATCGATGCGGCTCTGGCGCTGAAAGCGGAAGATCGTCCGCAAAGTATCGACGCCTTTGCCGCACTGATGGCATTGCCAGAAAGCGCCACTGAGACGCCGCTCGCAGTGAAAGTCAGCGGGCCTGGCACCATGCTGGTACCGGTTGAAGAGGTGGAGGAAGAAGCGGTTCCCCTTTCACCGGTTAAAGCCTTGCTGCGTCATCGTTTCGCCCTGCCGGGATTAGTGGCGGCAGGCGTGGTGCTGGGATTATGTGTTGGCCTGCTGGTGGCCGGTGGTGGGGATGATGATATGCAGGCTCAGTCACAGCCTCAGGCGGAGTCTCCTGCCGCCACCGCTGCCAGCGCTGCCAGCGCGGCACCTGCTGTTCAGCAGCAACCTTCTGCCCCAACAGAACCACAAACAGCGCAACGTGAAACTCCGCCTGCACCGCCGCCAGCACCGGTGGCGCAGGTGTACATCAGGCTACAACCGGGTGAACAGGTGCAGGTCAATGGTAAGCAACAGGCGTTGGTACCGGCTGTCAATGGCTTCGCCGCACTGCAACTTGCACCGGGCCATTACACCTTCTCGATTCACGGCCAGCATGGCGCACGTGAACAGACGCTGACCATCGGTGATGAAGGCGTCTGGCTGCTCGATCCTCATAGCTAA